The Dyadobacter sp. 676 DNA window AATGGAGGATTATATCAAAATCCATTTGCTGAGTTCGCGGCATCCGGTCATGACGCTGATGTCGTTGAAAGGGATTCTTGAAAGTTTGCCTGAAAATGCGTTCAGCAGGATTCATCGCAGCTACATCGTACCCGATTCGCAGGTCAGATCCATTCAGAACAGGAAGGTCAGGCTTCTGTCGGGCGCCGAACTGCCGGTAAGCGACAGTTATGCGGGCTTTATCGAAAAGTGGAAAAATCGGCAGACATAAACGTGCCGGGCCGATTCACCGGTAAAACAGGGTCGTTGACCGACACATTCCGGATGTTCCGCAACAAAGCGTGAAAGGAATACGATAATGTATTTAAACTCACAGAACTGCTGCAATATGGAACGCAAAGAATTTTTAAAAAGAGGGTTTTCGGCGCTGGGCCTGGCTGCGATCATCCCGGTGATCAGCTGCTCGAACGACACCGTCGACCCCGTAGATACCTCCACTGAAACCACGTCCGGTTCGATCTCGGGAAGTTGCACCCTGACCGCCTCGGAAACCGAAGGGCCGTTCCCAACGAAATCACCCTCCAGTCTCATTTCCAATGACATTACCTCCGACCGCCCCGGGACGAAACTGACTATTAAAATCACCATTCAGAACAAAAATAACAGCTGCGAAGGCCTGGAAGGGGCCCTGGTGGATATTTGGCATTGCGATGCCGCCGGAAACTATTCGGAATATGGCGGTACCGGTATGCAATCGACCAATTACACGAGCGTACATTTTCTCCGTGGCCGCCAAACAACCGATGCCAACGGTCTCGTGACTTTTACCAGCATTTATCCGGGCTGGTACTCAGGCCGTGCGCCGCACATTCACGTACATATATACAGCGCGAGCGGGAAATCGTTGCTAGTGACGCAAATCGCATTTCCCGAAGAAATCAGTAAGGTCGTATATGCGCAAGGCGTGTACGCGAGCCACGGGCAGGCGGATACGACCAATGCGCGCGATAATGTCTTTGGCGACGGCGTAAGCACCGAAATGTCCACCGTTACCGGCAGCGTTTCGGCGGGTTATGAGCTGACGCATGCCATTGTGGTAAGTGCTTGATGTACTTCGGCTGTCGGCTTTCGGCCGTCGGCTTTTTGCGATAAGCTCCGAGCTTTGGCCCTCTGCTTTATTCTTGATAATTGCGAGTAGAAATACATTCTATACAAGCTTGCGTTTCGACAGCCGACAGCCGACAGCCGACAGCCGACAGCCGACAGCCGACAGCCGACAGCCGACAGCCGACAGCCGACAGCCGACAGCCGACAGCCGACAGCCGACAGCCGAAGTAATATAAAGCCCCATGTCACTCACTACTGATGCCCAAATATACCTGGAAGGCCTCCGCGGGCAGTTCCAGGCGGATGGTTTCCGGAGTTTCAGGACATTCAATTTCGAAGAGTACCGCGCTGATGGGCGGGAACCTTTCGGGACGCTGGAAGTGCTTAACGACGAAACGCTCATGCCCGAATGCAGTCATGAGTTGCGGGTGGGGCAGTTTTGTCAGGTTATATTGCTGCCGATGGTAGGGGCAATCGAAATTGAGGAAAAGGGTAGGGAACCCAGGTTTATCAATTCCGGCGAAGCGCTGTTCCTTTTGGCATCGCCGGACAAGCATTACACGGTTACCAATCCATACCCCGGTGAGGCGATCAACTATTTGGAAATCAGGATCGACGACGGTCATTTTTTAAGCACCCCGCTATCATCTTCCGGGATCATCGTTCATTTTGATTTGGGGGAGAATAATGTCCTTCATCCGGTCCGCGGCTACATGGGAAGCTCCGTGCAACTGTATATTGGTAGGTACGACGGCCGGGCAGAAGGTATTTTCACGACTTGGAATACAGATCACAGCGCATTCATATTTGTAATCGAAGGGGCATTCGAGGTGCAGAACCGGCTACTGGAACGGCGCGACGGGTTAGCCGTAGCCAATGCAGAGGTGGTGGAATTCGAGGCATTGTCGAACGGGGCTATTTTACTGGTTATGACCGGACTGACTTTATAGGGCAATCAATATTGATATTCCATGCTATATTCGTAAAGCGATGAAATACACATAACTATGGAAATAATAATTGACATCCCTGATAAGAAGGCTGCTTTCGTACTGGAATTGTTAAAAAAACTGAAATTTCTGAAAATCAGAACCTCAAGGCTCATTTGCTGACTTTCGAAACGAGTGGGCGGAGCTATCGAGCCGCTTACCTCAAACAAATCCCGACATAACCGAGGAGGAAATTCTTGCGGAAATAAAGGCAGTTCGGGCGGCTAGGGGCGTAAAGAAGTGAAGGTTGTCATAGACACAACAGACTATATAAGCGCCCTCATTGGAAAAACACACAGGGCTAAGTTGGAGCGCGTTCTGCTTAACGAAAGCATCCAGATATTAGCTGATATAACTCTTCTGGAAGGAATTTGCGAAGTTGCTTACCGCGACAAATTCCGGAAATACATTACGATCATGGAGGTTGATCAGTTTGTCGATTCCTTAAAACGACGGTTAAAGCCCGTGGTTGTAAAAGTCGCATGTCGAGGCAAGTCCCGATCCCAATGACAATTTTATTCTGCCATTAGCCAAGGATGGTCAGGCTGATTACGTCGTGACCGGCGATAAGCCCGGACTATTGAGTCTTGAATCCTTTGAAAAACATTCCAATTGTCCGTTTGCAGGCATTTTTGGATGTCATTGATAAAGCACGAAAATCAGTTCCTTAACCTTCTCAAAGTCTCGCTCTGCTGAAAGCAACGGTATGCCGAGGCACATGGCAGTTGAGGCGACGAGGGCATCGGGAAGTTTTAAGCTGTACTCCCACTGGACATACCTGGCTATTTCCTTAATGCTTTCATTGAGGTCGATTACATAGCATTCCGTGACGAACATTTCGGCATGTTCCTGATACTCACGCGAAATATATTTGTTGCCAAGTAGTTCCAGCTCGGTAATAAAGGATAAATAGGGCTCTATACCCTGAATCGCGGTTCCAAGATCGGCATCTCCCTCAAACAAGCGAAGGACAATATCGGTGTCGAGCAGCATTTTAGTCCCACTCATGTTGCATTGTTTTTGAGTGGCTAATGGATCGCAGTTTTGTTGGATAATACCCACGAACTTGCCGGCATTGAGCCTTTTTCCGGCGGGCGCCGATCTGGACGCTGGGAAAAGTTGCGCCCACTTTGCAGCCGGGAAGATCTCCTCGAGTGCCTGGCCTTTTTTCAAAATGATTGTCATGCCTATGGATAGTGTTAAATTTCCAACATAAACAAGCAGGTCGAATCAGGGGCCAGAAAATGAACCGGCGAGGCTTTTGATTTATCTACCGGAAAATAAAAACCCGCGGATGCCGTTGTTCACAGCTTCCGCGGGTTTTTGCATTAAATATATTCCTCAAAGAACTGCTTCGGCAAGAACCAATACCTTGTTGTTCAGCACTTCCACAACGCCACCATCGATGACGTAATTTTGTTTCGCAGCGCCGGTATCGACTACCACATCACCTTTGCCCAGCGTGCTGACCAGCGGTGCATGACGGTTCAGAACCTGGAATTGTCCTTCGGTACCCGGTAATGTTACGGCATTCGCTTCGCCGGCAAATACCTTTTTATCTGGGGTAATGATTTCTAAATGCATGATTAGAAAGTTTATGAGCTTATGAGTCTATGAGTTTAGAGTTTATGAGACTATACTCATGGACTCATAAACTCATGAACTCTATAACTTATCTGCCTGCTTCCGCCAGCATTTTTTCTCCTTTCGCCTGAGCGTCTTCGATGGTTCCAACGAGGTTGAAAGCCATTTCTGGAAGGTGGTCGTAAGCACCGTCCATGATCAGGTTGAAGCCTTTGATGGTGTCGTTGATATCCACCAACACACCTTTCAAACCGGTGAACTGCTCGGCAACGAAGAACGGCTGCGACAGGAAGCGCTCTACGCGACGTGCACGGCTCACCACCAGTTTATCGTCCTCTGAAAGTTCTTCCATACCGAGGATCGCGATGATGTCCTGCAATTCTTTATAACGCTGAAGAATGTTTTTCACACGCTGTGCGCAGTCGTAGTGTGCTGCACCCAGGGTTTCGGCATTCAGAATGCGCGACGTAGAGTCAAGCGGGTCTACCGCAGGGTAGATACCTTTCTCGGAAACTTTACGGCTCAATACCGTGGTAGCATCCAGGTGGGCAAACGTCGTTGCGGGAGCGGGGTCAGTCAAGTCATCCGCAGGTACGTAAACCGCCTGTACGGAAGTGATCGAACCGCGTTTCGTAGATGTGATACGCTCCTGCATCTGACCCATTTCGGTGGCAAGCGTAGGCTGGTAACCTACCGCGGATGGCATACGTCCCAAAAGCGCGGATACCTCCGAACCAGCTTGTGTAAAACGGAAAATGTTATCGATAAAGAAAAGAATATCGCGGCCTTGTCCTTCGCCATCTCCGTCGCGGAAATACTCAGCCATTGTCAGACCCGACAATGCCACACGCGCACGTGCGCCAGGAGGTTCGTTCATCTGGCCGAACACGAATGTCGCCTGCGAATCTTTCAGTGTATTGTAATCAACTTTGGAGATATCCCAGCCGCCTTCTTCCATGCTGTGCTTGAAATCCTCGCCGTATTTGATGATACCCGCTTCGATCATCTCGCGCATCAGGTCATTACCTTCACGTGTGCGCTCACCCACACCGGCGAATACCGAAAGACCGGAATATGCTTTCGCGATGTTGTTGATCAGCTCCTGGATCAATACGGTTTTACCTACACCCGCACCACCGAACAAACCGATCTTACCCCCTTTTACATAAGGAGCCAAAAGGTCGATTACCTTGATACCTGTGAAAAGTA harbors:
- a CDS encoding intradiol ring-cleavage dioxygenase, producing the protein MERKEFLKRGFSALGLAAIIPVISCSNDTVDPVDTSTETTSGSISGSCTLTASETEGPFPTKSPSSLISNDITSDRPGTKLTIKITIQNKNNSCEGLEGALVDIWHCDAAGNYSEYGGTGMQSTNYTSVHFLRGRQTTDANGLVTFTSIYPGWYSGRAPHIHVHIYSASGKSLLVTQIAFPEEISKVVYAQGVYASHGQADTTNARDNVFGDGVSTEMSTVTGSVSAGYELTHAIVVSA
- a CDS encoding putative toxin-antitoxin system toxin component, PIN family; the protein is MKVVIDTTDYISALIGKTHRAKLERVLLNESIQILADITLLEGICEVAYRDKFRKYITIMEVDQFVDSLKRRLKPVVVKVACRGKSRSQ
- a CDS encoding type II toxin-antitoxin system VapC family toxin, with the protein product MTIILKKGQALEEIFPAAKWAQLFPASRSAPAGKRLNAGKFVGIIQQNCDPLATQKQCNMSGTKMLLDTDIVLRLFEGDADLGTAIQGIEPYLSFITELELLGNKYISREYQEHAEMFVTECYVIDLNESIKEIARYVQWEYSLKLPDALVASTAMCLGIPLLSAERDFEKVKELIFVLYQ
- the atpC gene encoding ATP synthase F1 subunit epsilon, with the translated sequence MHLEIITPDKKVFAGEANAVTLPGTEGQFQVLNRHAPLVSTLGKGDVVVDTGAAKQNYVIDGGVVEVLNNKVLVLAEAVL
- the atpD gene encoding F0F1 ATP synthase subunit beta, translating into MANAANVGKITQVIGPVVDVSFEDSGRIPAILDALEVIKPNGQKVILECQQHLGEDRVRTIAMDSTEGMQRGMEVTPLGAPIKMPIGEGIKGRLFNVVGEAIDGLTPLDSSTGISIHRAAPKFEELATATEVLFTGIKVIDLLAPYVKGGKIGLFGGAGVGKTVLIQELINNIAKAYSGLSVFAGVGERTREGNDLMREMIEAGIIKYGEDFKHSMEEGGWDISKVDYNTLKDSQATFVFGQMNEPPGARARVALSGLTMAEYFRDGDGEGQGRDILFFIDNIFRFTQAGSEVSALLGRMPSAVGYQPTLATEMGQMQERITSTKRGSITSVQAVYVPADDLTDPAPATTFAHLDATTVLSRKVSEKGIYPAVDPLDSTSRILNAETLGAAHYDCAQRVKNILQRYKELQDIIAILGMEELSEDDKLVVSRARRVERFLSQPFFVAEQFTGLKGVLVDINDTIKGFNLIMDGAYDHLPEMAFNLVGTIEDAQAKGEKMLAEAGR